In the genome of Hydrogenophaga sp. PBL-H3, the window CCGCCGTGATCAGTTCGCCCGCCGTCACCTTGGGCAGGTACCTGGCCTTCTGCGCCGGGGTACCGGCGTGGTGCAGGTGCGGGCCGGCCATGTCGGTGTGCACGAGCACGGTGATGATGAAGCCGGCGAAGGTGCTTTGCGACAAGGCCTCGGCAAACACCAGGTTGGTCATGGCGTCGGCGTCGGCACCGCCGTACTCGCCTTCAAACGCGATGCCCAGCAAACCGGCCTGACCCATGCGGCGCAACACGTCGCGCGGCACCATGCCGGTCTCTTCCCACGCGGCCGCGTGCGGCTCCACCTCGCGCTCGAGAAAACGCGCCACCTGGTCGCGCAGCAGTTCGTGGTCGGGGTTGTCGTAGATGGTGGCGGTCATGGGTTTGTCTCGCGGTTTTTCGTTGTGGTCGTCAAGCGGTCTGCTGCAGGAAAAACACCAGATCCAGCTCGGGCGCGGGTTGACCGAGCATGGTGAGCGCTGCACTGATCTGCCCGCGGTGGTGCGTGCCGTGGTTGAACACGTGGGCCAGCGTGGTGGCGAACGGCAGGCTCATGGCCTGCCCTCGCATGTTGGTGTAGTTGAGCTGCCCGTCAAAGCGCTCGGCGGGCCAGCCAGTGATCAGCGGCTCCCACACCTTGGCGCCGCCTTTCAACGCTTGCGCCAGGCGGTCGCGCTCGGGCTCGACCTCCATGTCCAGTTCCAGCTTCGGGCTCTCGCCCCGCGCAAAGCGCCGCTGCCACAGCATGTGCTCGCCCACCAGCAGGTGGTTGAGCGTGCCGTGAA includes:
- a CDS encoding DinB family protein, which codes for MDARAHFTQLARYNVWATERLLSAIEPVNEFDYRRDLRLFFKSIHGTLNHLLVGEHMLWQRRFARGESPKLELDMEVEPERDRLAQALKGGAKVWEPLITGWPAERFDGQLNYTNMRGQAMSLPFATTLAHVFNHGTHHRGQISAALTMLGQPAPELDLVFFLQQTA